A region from the Paraurantiacibacter namhicola genome encodes:
- the rpmB gene encoding 50S ribosomal protein L28 has translation MSRICELTGKGRLTGNNVSHANNKTKRVFLPNLQNVTLLSEKLDRGFKFRVSTHGLRSVEHNGGLDNWLLKTRDEKLSARALKVKRELKKAAKAEKADQAA, from the coding sequence ATGTCGCGCATCTGCGAACTGACCGGCAAGGGCCGCCTGACCGGCAACAATGTGAGCCACGCCAACAACAAGACCAAGCGTGTGTTCCTGCCCAACCTGCAGAACGTCACCCTGCTCAGCGAAAAGCTGGATCGCGGTTTCAAGTTCCGTGTGTCCACGCACGGCCTGCGCTCTGTCGAGCACAATGGCGGGCTGGACAATTGGCTGCTGAAGACGCGCGACGAGAAGCTCTCGGCCCGCGCGCTGAAGGTGAAGCGCGAGCTCAAGAAGGCTGCAAAAGCCGAAAAGGCCGACCAGGCCGCATAA
- a CDS encoding tetratricopeptide repeat-containing sulfotransferase family protein has product MNPPASPAAFVAALQRQDRVGVRQNAAGMLDAGARLAGQWKAVAQVMLNDGEYELARRAADALARQVPGPGSEFERAATYARSGRPQVADEILQALPETVPDRLNHHYTRATLRMNLGDLPAARSHFQQALTLDPTSGEAWLGLAMAGGLDAEWSEKLLAAKQTANGPPTMSAAALQTALGRVHEKQGDHAEAFARYAASGAVLESLRPYDRAADLAEARRNLSIETLGTPAAGDARGPIFVTGLPRSGTTLVEQILASHDLVSGGGELELLPQVARLVGGPGVDAIARYSGPETPAGFYSRLAAERFGNGRLVDKSLSTSRYVAQAAAMFPQARFVWLRRDMHDCAWSAFRSFFLTGVSWSQSLEGLGAHFAMEDALFEHWRGLLGDRLLVTEFTELVEDSAAMIAAIAAHCGLDLQDAMLAPHKTERAVITNSAAQVREPINKRGLGSSAPYHEMLAPVFEAYDRARAQLD; this is encoded by the coding sequence ATGAACCCGCCTGCCAGCCCCGCAGCCTTCGTGGCCGCGTTGCAGCGGCAGGACCGGGTCGGCGTCCGCCAGAACGCGGCCGGCATGCTCGATGCGGGCGCAAGGCTTGCCGGGCAGTGGAAGGCCGTGGCGCAAGTGATGCTGAACGATGGCGAGTACGAGCTTGCCCGCCGCGCCGCCGATGCGCTGGCCCGGCAGGTACCCGGCCCGGGGTCGGAGTTCGAGCGTGCTGCGACCTATGCCCGCAGCGGCCGCCCGCAAGTCGCTGACGAGATCCTGCAGGCCCTGCCGGAGACCGTCCCCGACCGCCTGAACCACCATTACACCCGCGCCACTCTGCGCATGAACCTTGGCGACCTTCCGGCCGCACGCTCGCATTTCCAGCAGGCCCTTACCCTCGATCCAACATCGGGTGAGGCGTGGCTCGGGCTGGCAATGGCGGGCGGGCTGGACGCGGAGTGGAGCGAAAAGCTGCTCGCCGCGAAACAGACTGCCAATGGTCCGCCCACCATGTCCGCCGCGGCCCTCCAGACGGCGCTCGGCCGCGTACACGAGAAGCAGGGCGACCACGCCGAGGCTTTTGCCAGATATGCTGCGTCCGGCGCGGTGCTGGAAAGCCTGCGTCCCTACGACCGCGCCGCCGACCTGGCCGAGGCTCGGCGGAACCTGTCGATCGAGACACTGGGGACGCCGGCCGCTGGCGATGCGCGCGGACCCATCTTCGTGACCGGTCTGCCGCGATCCGGGACCACGCTGGTCGAGCAAATCCTGGCCAGTCATGATTTAGTCAGCGGTGGCGGTGAGCTCGAGCTGCTGCCGCAGGTCGCGCGCCTCGTCGGCGGGCCCGGTGTGGACGCCATCGCCCGCTATTCCGGCCCGGAAACCCCGGCGGGTTTCTACAGCCGCCTGGCTGCAGAGCGTTTCGGCAACGGCCGCCTGGTCGACAAGTCGCTCAGCACCAGCCGCTACGTCGCGCAGGCTGCGGCAATGTTCCCGCAGGCCCGTTTCGTGTGGCTGCGCCGCGACATGCACGACTGCGCCTGGTCTGCCTTCCGAAGCTTCTTCCTGACCGGCGTGAGCTGGAGTCAGAGCCTGGAAGGGCTGGGCGCGCACTTCGCCATGGAGGATGCGCTGTTCGAACATTGGCGCGGCCTGCTGGGTGACCGCCTGCTGGTGACCGAGTTCACCGAGCTGGTTGAGGACAGCGCGGCGATGATTGCCGCGATTGCCGCGCATTGCGGGCTGGACCTGCAGGATGCCATGCTGGCACCCCACAAGACCGAGCGGGCCGTCATCACCAACAGCGCGGCGCAGGTGCGCGAGCCAATCAACAAGCGCGGCCTTGGATCCTCCGCGCCCTATCACGAGATGCTGGCGCCGGTATTCGAGGCTTACGACAGGGCTCGCGCCCAACTGGACTGA
- a CDS encoding M23 family metallopeptidase, with protein MRIALVAGIAAVSLSACIPGAQEPDSTPSPSPSPTIVAQALPTPAPTPTPTPTPVGPTTFLFSGELTQGGWIRGQAPAGTVSARLGEQALVLDEAGMFFAAFDRDAASQTSLVATLADGRTISSPVAVSPREWNIERVNVARRSGGPSASFMERRRPELAQINAARRVNADSDGWQQDFIWPVKGRISGRFGSQRIYRGEPGSYHSGIDIATGESGTPFVAPADGVVVLATQTPFSLEGYLLIIDHGQGLNSAFLHCSRIAVQTGDVVRQGQYVGNIGSTGRATGPHLHWGLKWRDARLDPLLFTGPMD; from the coding sequence ATGCGCATCGCCCTCGTCGCAGGTATCGCCGCCGTATCGCTCTCTGCCTGCATCCCCGGCGCGCAGGAGCCGGATAGCACGCCCTCGCCATCGCCAAGCCCCACCATCGTGGCGCAGGCGCTGCCGACACCCGCGCCGACCCCGACCCCGACACCTACGCCCGTCGGCCCCACCACCTTCCTCTTCAGCGGTGAGCTGACGCAGGGCGGCTGGATCCGCGGTCAGGCCCCGGCGGGCACTGTCTCGGCGCGGCTGGGCGAGCAGGCGCTGGTGCTGGACGAGGCCGGCATGTTCTTCGCCGCATTCGACCGCGATGCCGCCAGCCAGACCAGCCTCGTCGCCACCCTGGCGGACGGGCGCACGATCAGCAGTCCGGTGGCAGTCTCCCCGCGCGAGTGGAATATAGAGCGCGTGAATGTCGCGCGCCGCTCCGGCGGGCCCAGCGCGAGCTTCATGGAGCGTCGCCGGCCCGAGCTGGCGCAGATCAACGCCGCACGCCGCGTCAACGCGGACAGCGATGGCTGGCAACAGGATTTCATCTGGCCCGTGAAGGGGCGCATCTCCGGGCGATTCGGATCGCAGCGCATTTATCGGGGGGAGCCGGGCAGCTATCACTCGGGCATCGACATTGCGACGGGTGAGAGCGGCACGCCCTTCGTCGCCCCGGCCGACGGGGTTGTCGTCCTGGCAACGCAGACCCCCTTCAGCCTGGAGGGATACCTTCTGATCATCGATCACGGGCAGGGCCTCAACAGCGCCTTCCTGCATTGCTCGCGAATCGCGGTGCAGACCGGCGATGTTGTTCGGCAGGGCCAGTATGTCGGCAACATAGGCTCGACCGGCCGGGCAACGGGCCCGCACCTCCACTGGGGCCTGAAATGGCGCGATGCGCGGCTCGACCCGCTGCTGTTCACTGGACCGATGGACTGA
- a CDS encoding LytR/AlgR family response regulator transcription factor: MTIRTIIVDDEKLARQGLELRLEKFTDVEIIATCANGREAIRAIKTEKPDLVFLDVQMPGFDGFSVVKGVMELDPPLFVFVTAFEEHAIRAFEANAINYLMKPVDGDKLADTLERVRQRLAEKKSADEADKLKDVLAEVAPEKVDTFESGEDDAAGRYEKLLNVKDRGQIFRVDVETIEHIEAAGDYMCIYTGDNSLILRETMKDLERRLDPKTFQRVHRSTIVNLDQVRQVKPHTNGECFLVLDSGAEVKVSRSYRDVVARFVH, encoded by the coding sequence ATGACAATTCGCACCATTATCGTCGACGATGAGAAGCTCGCCCGGCAGGGGCTGGAATTGCGGCTCGAGAAATTCACCGACGTGGAGATCATCGCCACCTGCGCCAACGGCCGCGAAGCGATCCGCGCGATCAAGACGGAAAAGCCGGACCTCGTCTTCCTGGACGTGCAGATGCCGGGTTTCGACGGGTTTTCCGTGGTGAAAGGCGTGATGGAGCTGGATCCGCCGCTGTTTGTTTTCGTCACTGCCTTCGAGGAGCATGCGATCCGCGCCTTCGAGGCCAATGCCATCAATTACCTGATGAAGCCGGTCGATGGCGACAAGCTGGCCGATACGCTGGAACGCGTGCGCCAGCGCCTGGCTGAGAAGAAGTCCGCCGACGAGGCCGACAAGCTGAAAGACGTGCTGGCCGAAGTCGCCCCCGAAAAGGTCGATACGTTCGAATCCGGCGAGGACGACGCAGCCGGCCGTTACGAGAAGCTGCTGAACGTGAAGGACCGCGGCCAGATCTTTCGCGTCGATGTCGAGACGATCGAGCATATCGAGGCGGCGGGCGATTACATGTGCATCTACACCGGCGACAATTCGCTGATCCTGCGCGAGACGATGAAGGACCTGGAGCGCCGCCTGGACCCCAAGACCTTCCAGCGCGTGCACCGCTCCACCATCGTCAACCTCGACCAGGTGCGGCAGGTGAAGCCGCATACCAATGGCGAATGCTTCCTGGTGCTGGATAGCGGGGCGGAGGTGAAGGTTTCGCGCAGCTACCGCGATGTGGTCGCGCGGTTTGTGCACTAA
- a CDS encoding TonB-dependent receptor: protein MKSFLKKSALKSASCLQALSIVGVGAGMVAVAAPAAAQDYTRGVLQGTVVDEAGNPVAGAEVTVTSNAQGFSNSTTTSANGGFTVNALPTGNYTVVVSQNGTPLVEDRGARVVAGQTNNYRYIATGEAVAVADGGNEIVVLGIRTQTVDFSATQTGITLDVEDLAENIPVSRNANDLILLAPGTTAGDGGFGSLVSIGGATVAENAYYVNGLNITDFRNFLGGSIIPFEFYQTLDVKTGGYQAEYGRALGGVTSATTKSGSNEFEFGVVATYNPNWGRSTSPNTFQDNPLIAGDDVLSLNDDDFSESYDASLYASGPIIKDRLFFYALYQPRYFKSAGTSAGVSTGTAPSGQRLTTTSDSPFFGGKLDFVIADGHRLEGTYFRDDQTQETEYAIYDARGGAGLTGGILGNVVNTFGGDNFIVTYTGSFTDWFTLSLSYGENHDKSTQVADPNVSSAITRLGTTRQAYGTVTGDVNDLNDRIFYRADADVYVDFLGEHHFRFGFDYEDLTASETTRYTGSGYRYDFRSRFALAYRYFNEGSFNTDMRAFYIQDDWSLFDGRLNLQLGLRNDRFRNYTQNGELYYDSGDQWGPRIGAAFDVFGDGRTKLTGFWGRYFLPIATNTNIRLAGSESYYLLLDFYGSAPDVDGDGIPDFYTVGADGEVTNFGTSPNSFLFGSATCPAGTPDAGRVCRAVFADGTLGPTDTLVNASLQPSYTDEFIIGVEHKIDDWTFGVNYINRRLGETLEDVAIDAAVIAYCAANGIAGCPTEWTGFHQYVLTNPGKDMTVRLDGDCSIAGQCDVVTLTAAQLGYPEAIRDYDAVEFVVDKSFDGLYGFNFSYVWTKLEGNFEGAVKSDNNQSDAGLTQDFDQPGFLDGAFGPLANEREHSFKFYGHIQPLEWLDISTNVVVQSPRKFSCIGNYQNDSSAFEYSYGAASFYCRQPEFGGDPSQPIGNGQGSVLVPRSSAFESDWNKRVDLGVRFDLLPLRNIGNSYFRVDIFNVFNWQSKLDFNEFGDIGFGGINPNYKKVRGYQAPRSVRFTLALRYGGD from the coding sequence GTGAAATCTTTCCTCAAGAAATCTGCTCTTAAGAGCGCCAGCTGCCTGCAGGCACTGTCCATCGTCGGTGTCGGCGCGGGCATGGTTGCAGTGGCTGCTCCTGCGGCAGCGCAGGACTACACCCGCGGTGTGCTTCAGGGCACCGTGGTCGACGAAGCTGGCAACCCGGTTGCCGGTGCAGAAGTCACGGTGACTTCGAACGCACAGGGCTTCAGCAACTCCACCACCACCAGCGCAAACGGCGGTTTCACCGTCAACGCTCTGCCGACCGGCAACTACACCGTTGTCGTTTCGCAGAACGGCACGCCGCTGGTTGAAGACCGCGGCGCACGCGTCGTTGCTGGTCAGACCAACAACTACCGCTACATCGCCACCGGCGAAGCGGTTGCTGTTGCTGACGGCGGCAACGAAATCGTCGTTCTCGGCATTCGTACGCAGACCGTCGACTTCAGCGCCACCCAGACGGGTATCACGCTGGACGTCGAAGACCTGGCAGAGAACATTCCGGTTTCGCGTAACGCGAACGACCTGATCCTTCTCGCTCCGGGTACGACGGCAGGTGACGGCGGCTTCGGCAGCCTGGTCTCCATCGGCGGTGCAACCGTCGCTGAGAACGCCTACTACGTGAACGGCCTGAACATCACGGACTTCCGTAACTTCCTCGGCGGTTCGATCATTCCGTTCGAATTCTACCAGACCCTCGACGTCAAGACCGGCGGCTACCAGGCCGAATACGGTCGCGCGCTGGGCGGTGTGACCTCGGCCACCACCAAGTCGGGTTCCAACGAATTCGAATTCGGTGTTGTCGCCACGTATAACCCCAACTGGGGCCGTTCGACTTCGCCGAACACCTTCCAGGACAACCCGCTGATCGCCGGTGACGACGTTCTGTCGCTCAACGACGATGACTTCAGCGAAAGCTATGACGCTTCGCTGTATGCTTCGGGCCCGATCATCAAGGACCGCCTGTTCTTCTACGCTCTGTACCAGCCGCGCTATTTCAAGTCGGCCGGCACCAGCGCAGGCGTCAGCACCGGCACGGCCCCCAGCGGCCAGCGCCTGACCACGACCAGCGACTCCCCGTTCTTCGGCGGCAAGCTGGACTTCGTGATTGCTGACGGTCACCGTCTGGAAGGTACCTACTTCCGCGACGACCAGACGCAGGAAACCGAATACGCCATCTATGATGCGCGTGGCGGTGCCGGCCTGACGGGCGGCATTCTCGGTAACGTGGTCAACACTTTCGGTGGCGACAACTTCATCGTGACCTACACCGGTTCCTTCACGGACTGGTTCACGCTGTCGCTCTCCTATGGTGAGAACCACGACAAGTCGACGCAGGTCGCTGATCCGAACGTCAGCTCGGCCATCACGCGTCTCGGCACGACCCGCCAGGCATACGGCACCGTCACCGGTGACGTGAACGACCTGAACGACCGTATCTTCTACCGTGCAGATGCCGACGTTTATGTAGATTTCCTGGGTGAGCACCACTTCCGTTTCGGCTTCGATTACGAAGACCTGACGGCGTCGGAAACCACGCGCTACACGGGTTCGGGCTACCGCTACGATTTCCGTAGCCGCTTCGCACTGGCCTATCGTTACTTCAACGAAGGTTCCTTCAACACCGACATGCGGGCGTTCTACATCCAGGACGACTGGTCGCTGTTCGATGGCCGCCTGAACCTGCAGCTGGGTCTGCGTAACGATCGCTTCCGCAACTACACGCAGAATGGCGAGCTTTACTACGACTCCGGTGACCAGTGGGGCCCGCGTATCGGTGCCGCATTCGACGTGTTCGGTGATGGCCGTACGAAGCTGACCGGCTTCTGGGGTCGTTACTTCCTGCCGATCGCGACGAACACGAACATCCGTCTCGCCGGTTCGGAATCCTACTACCTGCTGCTCGACTTCTACGGCTCCGCGCCCGACGTCGACGGTGACGGTATTCCGGATTTCTACACCGTCGGTGCTGATGGCGAAGTCACCAACTTCGGCACCTCGCCCAACAGCTTCCTGTTCGGTAGCGCAACCTGCCCCGCCGGTACGCCGGATGCAGGCCGTGTTTGCCGCGCAGTGTTCGCTGACGGGACGCTTGGCCCGACAGACACGCTGGTCAACGCCAGCCTGCAGCCGAGCTACACCGACGAGTTCATCATCGGTGTCGAGCACAAGATCGACGACTGGACCTTCGGCGTGAACTACATCAACCGTCGTCTCGGTGAGACGCTGGAAGACGTAGCCATCGACGCCGCCGTGATCGCATACTGCGCCGCCAACGGCATCGCAGGCTGCCCCACGGAGTGGACCGGTTTCCACCAGTACGTGCTGACCAACCCCGGCAAGGACATGACCGTCCGTCTGGATGGCGATTGTTCGATCGCTGGCCAGTGTGACGTCGTGACCCTGACGGCAGCCCAGCTGGGTTACCCGGAAGCCATCCGTGACTATGACGCGGTGGAATTCGTGGTCGATAAGTCCTTCGACGGTCTCTACGGCTTCAACTTCAGCTACGTCTGGACCAAGCTCGAAGGTAACTTCGAAGGTGCGGTTAAGTCGGACAACAACCAGTCCGACGCCGGCCTTACGCAGGACTTCGACCAGCCGGGCTTCCTGGATGGTGCCTTCGGCCCGCTGGCCAACGAACGCGAGCACTCGTTCAAGTTCTACGGTCACATCCAGCCGCTGGAATGGCTCGACATCTCGACCAACGTCGTTGTCCAGTCGCCGCGTAAGTTCAGCTGTATCGGTAACTACCAGAACGACTCCTCCGCCTTCGAATATTCGTATGGCGCTGCATCGTTCTACTGCCGTCAGCCGGAATTCGGTGGCGACCCGAGCCAGCCGATCGGCAACGGTCAGGGCTCTGTCCTGGTGCCGCGTAGCTCGGCGTTTGAATCGGACTGGAACAAGCGTGTCGATCTCGGCGTTCGCTTCGACCTGCTGCCGCTTCGCAACATCGGCAACAGCTACTTCCGTGTGGACATCTTCAACGTGTTCAACTGGCAGTCCAAGCTCGACTTCAACGAGTTCGGTGACATCGGCTTCGGCGGTATCAACCCGAACTACAAGAAGGTTCGCGGCTATCAGGCTCCGCGTTCGGTCCGCTTCACGCTGGCCCTGCGTTACGGCGGCGATTGA
- a CDS encoding nucleoside deaminase yields MTRWPLPSPMQLALEEAAKAAAAGEVPVGAVVVHDGRVIAASGNVTRDPPDPTGHAEVRALRDAARHLGQERLSECDLYVTLEPCAMCAGAIAHARIGRLYYAASDPKSGGVEHGARVFEHAQAHHKPEVYAGMGADEASAILRDFFAARR; encoded by the coding sequence ATGACCCGCTGGCCCTTACCCTCACCCATGCAGCTCGCGCTGGAAGAAGCGGCAAAGGCGGCCGCGGCGGGCGAAGTGCCGGTTGGCGCGGTTGTTGTCCATGACGGGCGCGTGATTGCGGCCAGCGGCAATGTGACGCGCGATCCGCCCGACCCGACAGGCCATGCCGAGGTCCGCGCCCTGCGCGATGCGGCACGGCACCTGGGGCAGGAGCGGCTGTCCGAATGCGATCTCTATGTCACGCTGGAGCCTTGCGCCATGTGCGCCGGCGCCATCGCCCATGCGCGCATCGGCAGGCTGTATTACGCCGCGTCCGATCCCAAGAGCGGCGGCGTGGAGCATGGCGCGCGCGTGTTCGAGCATGCTCAGGCGCATCACAAGCCGGAAGTCTATGCCGGGATGGGAGCAGACGAAGCCTCCGCCATCCTGCGCGACTTCTTCGCCGCGCGGCGTTAG
- a CDS encoding tetratricopeptide repeat-containing sulfotransferase family protein, producing MNTNGLQIAAAAYKSGVQQDDRRSTIAGARTLVQMNAPVGPQWQGLAQQVFRWGELDLALAALDRWAGQGGTAPAIAYEKAILLSRVGRAADALEKVEKLPADQPNAIANAYLKASLYWNLGRNDDAEREYRRALSVNQAAGAAWLGLAQIGSLSAEDLAAIHRQIETNAFADGTDRAAAHQALAMQAHRAGNHDKAFGHFEQARAAKDARAYSAPDNEASARIASAWDSAAIDRMISLGKDPAEAERPLTIVTGLPRSGTTLVEQILSSHSAVDGGGELGLARQLEAEIGGFAPKDFDAYAAANDASLQKAQALYLRLAAERVPGSQMLVDKSLNQSRSLGPYAALFPQGRFIWLRRDPLENAWSIFRTWMANAAISGWSQEAIAHHMKTEDRLHAHWQAQLGGRLLTVPYEELVAAPEEWIEKITRHAGLDPEEAQSRFYESDGAVSTASAMQVRQPINRKGIGAAEPYREHMKPFLTAYYGPSGAA from the coding sequence TTGAATACCAACGGACTCCAGATTGCAGCCGCTGCCTATAAGTCCGGTGTGCAGCAGGATGATCGACGATCCACCATCGCGGGCGCGCGCACGCTCGTTCAGATGAATGCGCCGGTCGGACCGCAATGGCAGGGCCTCGCCCAACAGGTTTTCCGCTGGGGAGAGCTCGATCTCGCTCTCGCGGCGCTTGATCGTTGGGCAGGCCAGGGGGGAACGGCGCCCGCCATCGCTTACGAGAAGGCCATCCTGCTCAGCCGCGTCGGGCGCGCGGCCGATGCGCTGGAAAAGGTTGAAAAGCTGCCCGCTGACCAACCCAACGCCATCGCCAACGCCTACCTGAAGGCGTCGCTCTATTGGAACCTCGGCCGCAACGATGACGCAGAACGCGAATATCGCCGAGCGTTGTCGGTCAACCAGGCCGCCGGCGCGGCATGGCTGGGACTTGCCCAGATCGGCAGTCTGTCGGCTGAGGACCTTGCTGCCATCCACCGCCAGATCGAAACGAACGCCTTCGCTGACGGTACCGACCGTGCCGCGGCCCACCAGGCTCTCGCCATGCAGGCGCACCGTGCTGGCAACCACGACAAGGCGTTTGGCCATTTCGAACAGGCCAGGGCTGCCAAGGATGCCCGCGCATACAGCGCTCCCGACAATGAAGCTTCCGCTCGCATCGCAAGCGCATGGGACAGCGCGGCAATTGATCGGATGATTAGCCTCGGGAAAGACCCGGCTGAAGCCGAACGGCCGCTTACCATCGTGACCGGCCTACCCCGCAGCGGAACCACGCTGGTCGAGCAGATCCTTTCCTCGCATTCCGCCGTCGATGGCGGCGGCGAACTGGGTCTCGCCCGCCAGTTGGAGGCCGAAATCGGCGGTTTCGCACCGAAGGATTTCGATGCCTACGCCGCCGCGAACGACGCCTCGCTGCAGAAGGCGCAGGCGCTGTACCTTCGCCTCGCGGCAGAACGGGTGCCCGGCTCGCAAATGCTGGTCGACAAGTCGCTCAACCAGTCGCGCTCGCTCGGACCCTATGCTGCCCTCTTCCCGCAAGGTCGGTTTATCTGGCTGCGCCGTGACCCGCTGGAGAATGCATGGTCGATCTTCCGCACCTGGATGGCCAATGCTGCCATCTCAGGCTGGTCGCAGGAAGCCATCGCCCATCACATGAAGACCGAAGACCGCCTTCACGCGCATTGGCAGGCCCAGCTTGGCGGCCGCCTGCTGACTGTGCCGTATGAAGAGCTGGTGGCCGCGCCCGAAGAGTGGATCGAGAAGATCACGCGCCACGCAGGGCTAGATCCGGAAGAGGCGCAATCGCGTTTCTACGAAAGCGACGGCGCGGTCAGCACGGCCAGCGCGATGCAGGTTCGCCAGCCCATTAACCGCAAGGGTATTGGTGCAGCCGAGCCTTATCGCGAACACATGAAGCCCTTCCTCACCGCTTATTACGGACCCAGCGGCGCCGCATGA
- the nadC gene encoding carboxylating nicotinate-nucleotide diphosphorylase, giving the protein MSFELHGFDLDAFVRDTLAEDLGEGLPGGGRDVTAESVIPADARFQGVMDSRDPIVVAGLPIAEAFFRALDPDMAVELLVDEGAEVEPGTDLMRLSGNARAMLTAERSALNTVQHLSGIATMVREYVTAMDNPDCTLLDTRKTIPGLRHLEKYAVRMGGGSNHRMGLWDAAMIKDNHILVAGNVGEAVRRARDAGVADIICEVDRIDQIEPALEAGATRLLLDNMAPDTLREAVALVDGRVPTEASGGINLQTIRAKAATGVDFVSVGRLTQSAPAADIGLDFTPV; this is encoded by the coding sequence ATGTCTTTCGAACTCCATGGCTTCGATCTTGACGCATTCGTGCGGGACACGCTGGCGGAGGACCTGGGCGAAGGCCTGCCGGGTGGCGGCCGCGATGTCACCGCCGAGAGCGTAATCCCGGCCGATGCGCGCTTCCAGGGTGTCATGGACAGCCGCGATCCCATCGTGGTGGCGGGCCTGCCGATAGCCGAAGCCTTCTTCCGCGCGCTGGACCCGGACATGGCTGTCGAGCTCCTGGTGGACGAGGGGGCCGAAGTCGAACCGGGCACGGACCTGATGCGCCTGTCCGGCAATGCCCGCGCCATGCTGACGGCCGAGCGCAGCGCCCTCAACACCGTGCAGCACCTTTCCGGCATCGCCACCATGGTGCGCGAATATGTGACCGCGATGGATAATCCCGATTGCACGCTGCTCGATACGCGAAAGACCATCCCCGGCCTGCGCCACCTCGAAAAATACGCCGTCCGCATGGGCGGCGGCAGCAATCACCGCATGGGATTGTGGGATGCGGCCATGATCAAGGATAACCACATCCTTGTCGCCGGCAATGTGGGTGAGGCAGTGCGCCGCGCACGCGACGCAGGCGTGGCGGACATCATCTGCGAAGTAGACCGGATCGACCAGATCGAGCCCGCGCTGGAGGCAGGTGCCACGCGCCTGCTGCTTGACAACATGGCGCCCGACACCCTGCGCGAAGCCGTCGCCCTGGTAGATGGCCGCGTCCCGACCGAGGCAAGCGGCGGCATCAATCTCCAGACCATCCGCGCAAAGGCCGCGACCGGGGTGGATTTTGTCAGCGTTGGTCGCCTTACGCAGAGCGCACCGGCGGCCGATATCGGTCTCGATTTCACGCCGGTCTGA
- a CDS encoding ribonuclease T2 family protein, producing the protein MRGHLAAIAAAAGLLSPLHAAAQAYQCRVPQSGVTVPDIRPQGRPREMPTEGYTLALSWSPEYCRFRKDSRRDARQCSGQGGRFGFVVHGLWPDGPGDRWPQWCPNRRDLQAEEARRNMCMIPDARLQARQWEKHGSCRFSRPETYYKVTRILWNSLRWPDFDRLSRKRGLTAGDIRETFAQANPYWEPEHVGLKLNSRGWLQEMRLCYGADFMPTRCEAHQFGPPGSARAKIWRGL; encoded by the coding sequence TTGCGCGGGCATCTGGCTGCGATTGCGGCGGCCGCGGGCCTGCTTTCTCCGCTCCACGCGGCGGCGCAAGCCTATCAGTGCCGCGTACCGCAATCGGGCGTCACCGTGCCCGACATCCGGCCGCAGGGTCGCCCCCGGGAGATGCCGACCGAGGGGTATACACTCGCGCTCAGCTGGTCGCCGGAATACTGCCGCTTCCGCAAGGACAGCCGCCGCGACGCGCGGCAATGTTCCGGACAAGGCGGGCGCTTCGGCTTCGTCGTTCACGGGCTTTGGCCGGACGGGCCCGGCGATCGTTGGCCGCAATGGTGCCCCAACCGCCGCGACCTGCAGGCGGAGGAGGCGCGCCGCAACATGTGCATGATCCCCGATGCGCGGCTGCAGGCGCGGCAATGGGAGAAGCACGGCAGCTGCCGCTTCTCCAGGCCGGAAACCTATTACAAGGTGACGCGCATCCTCTGGAACAGCCTGCGCTGGCCCGATTTCGACCGGCTATCCCGCAAGCGCGGCCTGACCGCCGGGGACATCCGCGAAACCTTTGCGCAGGCCAATCCCTATTGGGAGCCGGAGCATGTCGGGCTGAAGCTGAATTCGCGCGGATGGCTGCAGGAGATGCGGCTGTGTTACGGCGCGGATTTCATGCCCACGCGGTGCGAGGCGCATCAGTTCGGCCCGCCAGGCAGCGCACGCGCGAAGATCTGGCGCGGGCTCTAA